The segment TCATTTTGGGAGATGGTCTGATCCTGTAGTTCTGGAATCTCAGCTTGATACCGAGAACCGATGTTAATGCGactaaaaacaaaagagaaaaaaaagcagCATTAGCCAAGATACAAAAAAAGTGGACAGTGattttgtaaacagttttttttaaagaagtcagTGCTCACGGTTCAAGGCTGACAGGCGTTGCTTCTCCAATAAGCTGGGGTGCAGGAGGAGTGATATCGGAGCTAACTGGAATACAATGTTTAAAGTcatcaaaagagaaaaacatgttgaaagaaaaaaaaaaaactgcagaagtcccaacctgatctcactggaagtaactattttacaaggtagCTACTTTGTACAAATTTTTACTATgtgaattatataaaaaaatgcatgactATTAGAAATAATGAAacactgaagcccctcccctaaccccacctcCTAAACTAAATAACAATGGTGTTAAAGCAAATTCTactaaaatgcacaaataagattgtaaacatttatattaatagttATAATTTCCAATGAGATTGTCTTGAAACTCCTGATCTTAACCAGGTATTAAggacttttaataaaaagtgaataacaaaaataaaaaatttcaaTCTAAAAGAAACGTGAAACTCACTTGAACGCAGCAAACTTCTTGCGGCACTTCGGGGTGTCTGTGGGGGTGGCAGGATCTGGCTGCCCGCTGCCATGGAAGACAGGACGGCAGAAAAGTAGAGCCCAGAACCTTCACGCACAGGTGAAAGAATAGGCGGAGGAGTGTACGGGGGGATGATGCTCGCATGCTCAGGCAGACGAACTGGGGAGCGCAGGTTGCTTTGATAGGGGGTGATGCTGGAGTAGACAGAAGGGGCGATGAAAGTGAATGGTTTGGGAGGAGGTATGACCAGGGGCTCCGGCCGCGGGCGACGCCTGGATTTGTCTTCTTCCCCCTTGCCCTAAATCCAATACAAGTGACAGAAAGTTCATTCAtctttaataatttaaacaaaagcaTGTAAATCATTTGAGAACCATTTCAGATTACTTGTGCACCTGGATGAAGTTCTCTAAACCAGAGTTCTTTAATGAATGTCGGCGTGCTACGATAACCGAAGGTTTACGCTCAGGCTGGTTCTGTGGTTCAGGAGTCTCGGAGGGATGTCGCACATCATCCGGGTGTGCAAAGGTGTCAGGGCCTTCCATCTGAGCTTGGCCTTTAGAAACGGGCACAGAGACTGGCATGACAAGGGGGACCATACCAGCTGGTCTAGCAGGGGCATTCTCCTCACTCTATTAACAGAAGATAAAGAGACAAAATGTATAACACCGACATGTAATAAAAAGGTTtggagatttttttatatacctaaaaatattatttatgttgatgtttcttgtgCCTTGTAATTTTAATCGTTTTCTTACAACACTCTAATTCTATATATGATTATAACAATAGTTTCTCGCCAGTCATTTCACAAGCATTGTAGATTGGTTGCTATTGTGTAACATACAAACGTAACTTTGCACAAGAAACCTGCAGACACGATGAACACCATTAACTTAAAGCACCTTTACATTcctttacataaaatattattttcttacaaatatcctaagagaaatattttgaagagtgaATTCATACCATACGCTTTTTTGTGCAAGGCCTGGATCTGATGCGTGTTAGCAAACAGGCCGCTCCCAAGTTCAACTGAATAGATTTGTACAGAGTGTGGAATGTGTAGGTGTGTGGACATGCAGCATCTTACCAGACTGCTTTTCAGTGCTAAATAATTCAACTGTGCTACACAGTATATGACCAGGGTAGCCATAGGGCAAACACTGCTGTGAGccaattttgtattttatggtTTGATCCGATAATAAAAGTTGGTTCTGCTTGATTATAGAACCAGCAGTGGACGTTTTAAATTGTGTGTTGTTTCATAAGGTgctttaaacaacaaaacaacttaGGAAACCAAAGCAGTTGATATAAGATTTAGGTTATTTGCTAAAATATGTAGGATCAATTTGTGaatagaacagacttgtgtataAATTGACTAGTTCTCGCCATAAATGTAGCCTTAGATGCTGGAATGGTGTcaagaatgaaacaataaataaataaaatatgttaattgtatataattttaaaaACTTCAAACCCATATTTTCATGGCTACAATTGAATGGTTATGTAAcgtatgaatattttttttttttaatactgaatatattcaacttttttatttgtatatggTGAGagccaaattaataaaataaaatagggTTTTCTAAGAACCTTAAGATAAAATTTTGACTTGGTACTTTAAAATCCTCTTCCAATgtctaaaatgaataaaatgtctagtaaaatatattttatagacaGAGAATTTTCAGTAGTAAAAAGTCCTCAGTCATCTTATATAAGGACTTTATACATAGACATCCAGAATaatctcacacactcactcgtGCTGGTAAAAACTCCATCTCTGAGGCCTTTTGCGCTAACGTCTCCAGGTTGATCTCTTTTGAGGCTCTCCGCCGTCTTTGGATGCTTTTGATAACCCCCACTGCAGGGTCCCGGACTCCGGCCACTCCTCCATTTGGGGCAGAAACACTGTCCCTAGATGTCTGGTTTTCTTCCGGACTGACACTATCTTTGGATAAGCGGCGCGAGCGGCGAGGGAGGACCTGACGTTTGCTTTGGGCCTCCTGCGGTTCTGGAATTGTCTTTACAGGACCAGAATCCGGGAAATTGGATGCCTGAGGAATTTGATGCTGTGGTGCAGGAGTTTGAGAGACAGTAAGCGGGGTCTGATGAGATAATGGACTCGATTCGATATTCCCCTGAGCACTCTCAGTCTGTTGTTTGCCTTGCTGGGTTTCTTGCGATGGTATAGATTCTGCTTGATGAAGCCCTTGTGTGTGCTGCTGCAGCTGCATCTGTTGCTGCATCTGTTCCTGCATTTTCTGCTGCTGTTGGTATTGCTGTTGAATGTGTTGCAGCCGTCGCTGCTGCTGAATTTGGTGTTGCTGTTGTTGGAACTGACGCATATGCATTTGCTGCATCTGATGCTGGTGATGCAGCTGATGCTGCTGCTGTTGCAACTGCAACACTTGCTGTTGTGTTTTTGGTTTCTCTACGTAATTCATATTTAAAGATGCATTGTTGCCTTGGTAAACTTGATGGAAGTCAGGTGCCTGGGGTTGCTTGGTATTTCCAAATGCCAATTGGAAGGGTTGCAGAGTGGGGTCCGGCATGTCGTGATGCATGCCTTGAAGTGGATATTGGAGTTCTGCAGGCCTGTGGCCCTGTTGTAGGGCCTGAAACTGAGCATGGTGCATTGCTGCCATTGAGTGATGATCCCACTCCTGCCCGGGAACTTGTGAGGTTTCTGGGTAAGACTGCGAAGATGCCGGGGAAAGCTTTTCTAACTTTAAAGCCTCCATCTCATGACCCGCCTTGTGAAAAGATCTAGGGTCATCCATACCACTAAGAGAAGGGCCAAAGTTTGGCGTCCACTTGGTCATGTTTGGAAGGCCCTGAAACCAGGCTGAGGTCTGCACCGGATCCTGATGCACCCACTTGACCGATCCAGCCTGCTGAAAATGTCCTCGGACCTGATATCCTTTATCAGATTTGAAAACGTTAGAGCCTTGGACCTCAGGGCTGGAATCCACCACGCACCCTGGAGTGTTCTGAGTTTGCTCCAGGCCAGGAGCTCCCACATTGTAAAACATTTCTCCCGAATGTTGCATTGATTCATTCATGGCTTCAACTTTCTGCTTGCTTATACTGTTTATGGTTCCCCTCTGATGTGGTGAGAGACTCATGGCAATGCTGGGACActacagaacaacaaaaaaacatgacaatatGGTCAATCACTACTTCTGAATGAAGGGTTGGGTGGGAACGTTTCTGGATGTAAAAGATTTGAGCAGGGCACATGTAGGATTTTATGTGGTCGGGATGCTCCCCTCCCCTCTCATCTCCTCTTGCTTTTAAACTGCAATTTGAAGGTggtgtaaatattaaaaaaccCAGTCATCCCTCAGTCAAAGGAAATGGTTTACAAAggaaataaagatttttatttagatCTATATCACAATGAGAATTTCACTTTATATAACCGCTGTCTTAATTGTTTTCGAAAATCAGaggtgaaaaaaatatatttgttttaaatatctgGCAACCAAACTTTAAACCACACGTGGGAAGTTGACAAATTTTCCCTACATGTGTcatggtgtgacatagcaataatttagaaaacaaactgctaatactatataatatatttatatctataatataaaacagcatAAGAAAGATTCttattcattgttagttttttataaatgtgtgcagTCGCACCACAGGACACACTGTATATTTAGTCAACTACTCTCTTACGATAATTAACATTTgctttactacagtaaccacaTTTTAATGGTATTtatagtaaaaccatagtaacCTCAATTTTTGTTGTCTTCCTGCAATAAATAGTTTAACCTTAAAATATATGTAGTAACACAATGGCAATACAAATGGTAATCAATCAGCCATAATGTACATTAGTGCGGccattgttcatttatttcaaagaatatttttattatattcctAAAATGAAGTTATGCATAATCTTGCAAAAATGACAAGACACTATCCGCACACTATACACTCCATGCTCTGTGCATGGCTATAGAGATCTACAACCAGGAAacctcacatacacacaaatgcagAAGGCCACGGCAGACAGCACGGGAGGGGCATGAAAAGTGCAATGCAAGACAACAAGAATTACAGGAAGTGAAGAGGGAAAGGGAGAAAGAGAAGGGGAGTgcgtgcaggagagagagaacaagcaGAACTACTTTTCGATCCATTGATGACCCCTCCCAAACCAGACTCTTGTCAACGATGAAAAAGTAGTTACAGCAACAAAATACGTA is part of the Triplophysa dalaica isolate WHDGS20190420 chromosome 13, ASM1584641v1, whole genome shotgun sequence genome and harbors:
- the mideasa gene encoding mitotic deacetylase associated SANT domain protein a isoform X1; translation: MSLSPHQRGTINSISKQKVEAMNESMQHSGEMFYNVGAPGLEQTQNTPGCVVDSSPEVQGSNVFKSDKGYQVRGHFQQAGSVKWVHQDPVQTSAWFQGLPNMTKWTPNFGPSLSGMDDPRSFHKAGHEMEALKLEKLSPASSQSYPETSQVPGQEWDHHSMAAMHHAQFQALQQGHRPAELQYPLQGMHHDMPDPTLQPFQLAFGNTKQPQAPDFHQVYQGNNASLNMNYVEKPKTQQQVLQLQQQQHQLHHQHQMQQMHMRQFQQQQHQIQQQRRLQHIQQQYQQQQKMQEQMQQQMQLQQHTQGLHQAESIPSQETQQGKQQTESAQGNIESSPLSHQTPLTVSQTPAPQHQIPQASNFPDSGPVKTIPEPQEAQSKRQVLPRRSRRLSKDSVSPEENQTSRDSVSAPNGGVAGVRDPAVGVIKSIQRRRRASKEINLETLAQKASEMEFLPARSEENAPARPAGMVPLVMPVSVPVSKGQAQMEGPDTFAHPDDVRHPSETPEPQNQPERKPSVIVARRHSLKNSGLENFIQGKGEEDKSRRRPRPEPLVIPPPKPFTFIAPSVYSSITPYQSNLRSPVRLPEHASIIPPYTPPPILSPVREGSGLYFSAVLSSMAAGSQILPPPQTPRSAARSLLRSISSDITPPAPQLIGEATPVSLEPRINIGSRYQAEIPELQDQTISQNDQHKATLVWLPLSETDSTPSLDARVDDLMNLVCSSVLSGGGTNTELAMHCLHECRGDVMATLEMMLMENPVFSVNHHLGNYRYAGSDYWTVDEKQYFNKGISAYRKDFFLVQKLVRSKTVAQCVEFYYTYKKQVKVARNGSLIYGPLDPEERVPLIKQEQQEEGIHNRQQVAKQDNANDSSKDVSKTHENQRTDSPHEEQKNSCVEDNSGLKPAVQPAFKTPSPAPQKPDSAGKKSRASTVNKSQGEPEGIFPCKKCTRVFSKVKSRSAHMKSHSEQEKKAAALRQREEEERAAATLRQKALEAQAEGVQGESSGAEESSIEPEDEQDEDWH
- the mideasa gene encoding mitotic deacetylase associated SANT domain protein a isoform X2, giving the protein MSLSPHQRGTINSISKQKVEAMNESMQHSGEMFYNVGAPGLEQTQNTPGCVVDSSPEVQGSNVFKSDKGYQVRGHFQQAGSVKWVHQDPVQTSAWFQGLPNMTKWTPNFGPSLSGMDDPRSFHKAGHEMEALKLEKLSPASSQSYPETSQVPGQEWDHHSMAAMHHAQFQALQQGHRPAELQYPLQGMHHDMPDPTLQPFQLAFGNTKQPQAPDFHQVYQGNNASLNMNYVEKPKTQQQVLQLQQQQHQLHHQHQMQQMHMRQFQQQQHQIQQQRRLQHIQQQYQQQQKMQEQMQQQMQLQQHTQGLHQAESIPSQETQQGKQQTESAQGNIESSPLSHQTPLTVSQTPAPQHQIPQASNFPDSGPVKTIPEPQEAQSKRQVLPRRSRRLSKDSVSPEENQTSRDSVSAPNGGVAGVRDPAVGVIKSIQRRRRASKEINLETLAQKASEMEFLPARSEENAPARPAGMVPLVMPVSVPVSKGQAQMEGPDTFAHPDDVRHPSETPEPQNQPERKPSVIVARRHSLKNSGLENFIQGKGEEDKSRRRPRPEPLVIPPPKPFTFIAPSVYSSITPYQSNLRSPVRLPEHASIIPPYTPPPILSPVREGSGLYFSAVLSSMAAGSQILPPPQTPRSAARSLLRSISSDITPPAPQLIGEATPVSLEPRINIGSRYQAEIPELQDQTISQNDQHKATLVWLPLSETDSTPSLDARVDDLMNLVCSSVLSGGGTNTELAMHCLHECRGDVMATLEMMLMENPVFSVNHHLGNYRYAGSDYWTVDEKQYFNKGISAYRKDFFLVQKLVRSKTVAQCVEFYYTYKKQVKVARNGSLIYGPLDPEERVPLIKQEQQEEGIHNRQQVAKQDNANDSSKDVSKTHENRTDSPHEEQKNSCVEDNSGLKPAVQPAFKTPSPAPQKPDSAGKKSRASTVNKSQGEPEGIFPCKKCTRVFSKVKSRSAHMKSHSEQEKKAAALRQREEEERAAATLRQKALEAQAEGVQGESSGAEESSIEPEDEQDEDWH